The Carassius gibelio isolate Cgi1373 ecotype wild population from Czech Republic chromosome A24, carGib1.2-hapl.c, whole genome shotgun sequence genome window below encodes:
- the LOC127946139 gene encoding arf-GAP with SH3 domain, ANK repeat and PH domain-containing protein 1 isoform X3, giving the protein MYRINTVSALFQHLFLQLQSLSHNVIFTLDSLLKGDLKGVKGDLKKPFDKAWKDYETKITKIEKEKREHAKQHGMIRTEITGAEIAEEMEKERRLFQLQMCEYLIKVNEIKTKKGVDLLQNLIKYYHGQCNFFQDGLKTADKLKQYIEKLAADLYNIKQTQDEEKKQLTALRDLIKSYLQLEQKEDSQSKQGGYSMHQLQGNKEFGSEKKGYLLKKSDGLRKVWQRRKCSVKGGILTISHATANRQPVKLNLLTCQVKPSSEDRKCFDLISHNRTYHFQAEDEQEFIIWISVLTNSKEEALNMAFRGEQGGGDDGLEDLTKAIIEDVLRMAGNEVCCDCGAPDPKWLSTNLGILTCIECSGIHREMGVHISRIQSMELDKLGTAELLLAKNVGNSSFNEIMEGNLPCPSPKPTPASDMTVRKEFINAKYVDHKFARKTCSSAAAKMSELFEAIRSHDLLALIQVYSEGVELMEPLPEGGQEGGETALHYAVRTCDHNSLHLVDFLVQNSGNLDKQTERGNTALHYCCLYEKHECLKLLLRGKPATDITNQNGETALDVARRLKIIQCEEALVQATEGKFNLKVHVEYEWNLRLEELDESDDDLDDKPSPIKKDRSPRPQSFCHSYSLSPHDKLPLPVFTGQRDKQRLSYTALSNQMYSVSTDCPSSPVSDAPHLPPRNAGKGSDSTPPPVIKMYTQNRFEGIPQQQSLNTTKPTLGPRVLPKLPQKVALRKIDTIHHPSMDKTNQPPEPVLFQKVLQSSDTPQKVPLADRPLPGDIPPKPQPSQLPPKPGELPPKPQLSDLPPKPQLGDLPPKPQLKDLPPKPQLTDISPPKPVTTEVFHKPPPGEVAPKPQPPDTPAVIQQAELSPQPVPSSEDTNGSLTSAHETPVPLPRKINPIKSNMRRVKTIYDCQADNDDELTFVEGEVIVVTGEEDQEWWIGHIEGQPERKGVFPMSFVHILSD; this is encoded by the exons ATGTATCGTATTAACACAGTCTCTGCTCTGTTTCAACATCttttcctgcagctccagagtctGAGTCATAATGTGATCTTTACACTGGACTCCCTGTTAAAAGGCGACCTGAAAGGCGTGAAGGGG gacctgAAAAAGCCCTTTGACAAGGCCTGGAAGGACTACGAAACCAAGAT TACAAAGATCGAGAAGGAAAAACGTGAGCATGCCAAGCAGCACGGGATGATTCGAACAGAGATCACTGGTGCTGAGATCGCTGAGGAGATGGAGAAAGAACGGAGGCTTTTCCAACTACAGATGTGTGAG TACCTGATCAAAGTGaatgaaataaagacaaaaaaaggggTTGACCTCCTTCAGAACTTGATCAAGTATTACCATGGGCAGTGCAA CTTTTTTCAAGATGGATTGAAGACGGCAGATAAGCTAAAGCAGTACATCGAGAAACTAGCAGCAGATCTTTACAAT ATAAAACAAACACAAGATGAAGAGAAAAAGCAGCTCACAGCATTAAGGGATCTCATTAAATCCTATCTACAGCTTGAACAAAAGGAG GACTCTCAGAGTAAACAGGGTGGCTATAGTATGCACCAGCTGCAGGGAAACAAAGAGTTTGGCAGTGAGAAGAAAGGTTATCTGTTGAAGAAAAGTGatgg GTTGAGGAAGGTGTGGCAAAGGAGGAAGTGTTCTGTTAAAGGAGGAATTCTCACCATCTCTCATGCCACT GCAAACAGGCAGCCTGTCAAACTCAACCTGCTCACGTGTCAGGTCAAGCCCAGCTCTGAGGACAGGAAGTGCTTCGATCTCATTTCCC ATAACCGTACATATCATTTCCAGGCTGAAGATGAGCAGGAATTTATTAT ATGGATCTCAGTGTTAACTAACAGTAAGGAGGAGGCACTTAACATGGCCTTCAGAGGAGAGCAGGGGGGAGGAGATGATGGGCTGGAAGATCTCACTAAAGCCATAATAGAAGATGTGCTGCGCATGGCCGGAAATGAAGTGTGCTGTGATTGTGGGGCTCCAG ATCCCAAGTGGTTGTCAACTAACCTCGGGATCCTGACGTGCATCGAATGTTCAGGCATTCACCGGGAGATGGGCGTCCACATCTCACGCATTCAGTCCATGGAGCTAGACAAACTGGGAACCGCTGAACTCTTG CTGGCCAAGAATGTGGGAAACAGTAGTTTTAATGAAATAATGGAGGGAAATCTTCCTTGCCCCTCTCCCAAGCCCACTCCTGCTAGTGACAT GACTGTTCGTAAAGAGTTTATAAATGCTAAGTATGTAGATCATAAGTTCGCAAGAAAAACCTGCAGCTCAGCAGCAGCCAAGATGAGTGAGCTGTTTGAAGCCATCAGGTCACATGACCTACTCGCTCTCATCCAGGTGTATTCTGAGGGGGTGGAGCTTATGGAACCACTACCTGAAGGAGGACAG GAAGGAGGAGAGACTGCATTGCACTACGCTGTGAGGACATGTGACCACAACTCACTGCACCTGGTTGACTTCCTCGTCCAGAACAG TGGGAATCTGGATAAACAGACGGAGAGGGGAAACACGGCCCTGCACTACTGTTGCCTGTATGAGAAACATGAATGCCTCAAACTACTGCTGAGAGGCAAACCAGCTACTGATATCA ccaatcagaatggaGAAACAGCTCTAGATGTTGCCAGGCGGTTGAAGATCATTCAGTGTGAGGAAGCG CTGGTACAAGCCACTGAAGGAAAATTTAATCTTAAAGTCCATGTGGAATATGAATGGAATCTCAGACTGGAGGAGCTTGACGAGAGTGATGATGATCTGGATGACAAA CCCAGTCCCATTAAGAAGGATCGTTCTCCCCGGCCTCAGAGTTTCTGTCACTCGTACAGTCTGTCTCCTCATGACAAGCTccctctgcctgttttcactggCCAGCGAGATAAGCAGCGGCTTTCATACACTGCACTCTCCAATCAGATGTACAGTGTTTCTACTGACTGCCCGTCCTCTCCAGTCTCAGATGCTCCACATCTGCCTCCAAGGAATGCAGGCAAAG GAAGCGATTCGACGCCTCCTCCTGTCATCAAGATGTACACTCAAAACAGATTTGAGGGTATCCCACAACAGCAAAG TCTCAACACCACAAAGCCCACACTTGGTCCACGGGTCCTTCCCAAACTACCTCAGAAGG ttgCCCTGCGTAAGATAGATACCATTCATCACCCATCTATGGACAAAACCAACCAGCCTCCTGAACCTGTCCTGTTCCAAAAGGTTCTGCAGAGTTCAGACACTCCACAGAAAGTTCCGTTAGCCGATAGACCCCTACCTGGAGATATACCTCCTAAACCACAGCCTTCACAATTACCCCCTAAACCAGGAGAACTGCCTCCAAAGCCTCAGCTATCTGACCTTCCCCCTAAACCCCAGTTAGGTGATCTACCCCCTAAACCTCAGCTGAAAGATCTACCGCCCAAACCTCAACTGACAGACATCTCCCCACCCAAACCTGTAACCACTGAGGTCTTCCACAAACCTCCTCCTGGTGAAGTGGCTCCCAAGCCGCAACCACCAGATACTCCAGCAGTCATCCAACAAGCTGAATTGTCTCCTCAACCTGTCCCGTCTAGTGAAGACACCAATGGAAGCCTAACATCTGCACACGAGACGCCTGTACCATTGCCCAGGAAAATAAATCCG ATAAAGAGTAACATGCGAAGGGTGAAGACTATCTATGATTGTCAGGCAGATAATGATGATGAGCTCACTTTCGTTGAGGGTGAGGTCATTGTAGTGACCGGGGAAGAAGATCAGGAGTGGTGG ATCGGGCACATCGAAGGGCAGCCAGAGAGGAAAGGTGTATTTCCCATGTCTTTTGTTCATATCCTGTCTGATTGA
- the LOC127946139 gene encoding arf-GAP with SH3 domain, ANK repeat and PH domain-containing protein 1 isoform X1, with amino-acid sequence MYRINTVSALFQHLFLQLQSLSHNVIFTLDSLLKGDLKGVKGDLKKPFDKAWKDYETKITKIEKEKREHAKQHGMIRTEITGAEIAEEMEKERRLFQLQMCEYLIKVNEIKTKKGVDLLQNLIKYYHGQCNFFQDGLKTADKLKQYIEKLAADLYNIKQTQDEEKKQLTALRDLIKSYLQLEQKEDSQSKQGGYSMHQLQGNKEFGSEKKGYLLKKSDGLRKVWQRRKCSVKGGILTISHATANRQPVKLNLLTCQVKPSSEDRKCFDLISHNRTYHFQAEDEQEFIIWISVLTNSKEEALNMAFRGEQGGGDDGLEDLTKAIIEDVLRMAGNEVCCDCGAPDPKWLSTNLGILTCIECSGIHREMGVHISRIQSMELDKLGTAELLLAKNVGNSSFNEIMEGNLPCPSPKPTPASDMTVRKEFINAKYVDHKFARKTCSSAAAKMSELFEAIRSHDLLALIQVYSEGVELMEPLPEGGQEGGETALHYAVRTCDHNSLHLVDFLVQNSGNLDKQTERGNTALHYCCLYEKHECLKLLLRGKPATDITNQNGETALDVARRLKIIQCEEALVQATEGKFNLKVHVEYEWNLRLEELDESDDDLDDKPSPIKKDRSPRPQSFCHSYSLSPHDKLPLPVFTGQRDKQRLSYTALSNQMYSVSTDCPSSPVSDAPHLPPRNAGKAPPLSNLPPSTPAAQTPASGSSTFSKKRPPPPPPGHKRTLSEPPTSFSHTPLIKGSDSTPPPVIKMYTQNRFEGIPQQQSLNTTKPTLGPRVLPKLPQKVALRKIDTIHHPSMDKTNQPPEPVLFQKVLQSSDTPQKVPLADRPLPGDIPPKPQPSQLPPKPGELPPKPQLSDLPPKPQLGDLPPKPQLKDLPPKPQLTDISPPKPVTTEVFHKPPPGEVAPKPQPPDTPAVIQQAELSPQPVPSSEDTNGSLTSAHETPVPLPRKINPIKSNMRRVKTIYDCQADNDDELTFVEGEVIVVTGEEDQEWWIGHIEGQPERKGVFPMSFVHILSD; translated from the exons ATGTATCGTATTAACACAGTCTCTGCTCTGTTTCAACATCttttcctgcagctccagagtctGAGTCATAATGTGATCTTTACACTGGACTCCCTGTTAAAAGGCGACCTGAAAGGCGTGAAGGGG gacctgAAAAAGCCCTTTGACAAGGCCTGGAAGGACTACGAAACCAAGAT TACAAAGATCGAGAAGGAAAAACGTGAGCATGCCAAGCAGCACGGGATGATTCGAACAGAGATCACTGGTGCTGAGATCGCTGAGGAGATGGAGAAAGAACGGAGGCTTTTCCAACTACAGATGTGTGAG TACCTGATCAAAGTGaatgaaataaagacaaaaaaaggggTTGACCTCCTTCAGAACTTGATCAAGTATTACCATGGGCAGTGCAA CTTTTTTCAAGATGGATTGAAGACGGCAGATAAGCTAAAGCAGTACATCGAGAAACTAGCAGCAGATCTTTACAAT ATAAAACAAACACAAGATGAAGAGAAAAAGCAGCTCACAGCATTAAGGGATCTCATTAAATCCTATCTACAGCTTGAACAAAAGGAG GACTCTCAGAGTAAACAGGGTGGCTATAGTATGCACCAGCTGCAGGGAAACAAAGAGTTTGGCAGTGAGAAGAAAGGTTATCTGTTGAAGAAAAGTGatgg GTTGAGGAAGGTGTGGCAAAGGAGGAAGTGTTCTGTTAAAGGAGGAATTCTCACCATCTCTCATGCCACT GCAAACAGGCAGCCTGTCAAACTCAACCTGCTCACGTGTCAGGTCAAGCCCAGCTCTGAGGACAGGAAGTGCTTCGATCTCATTTCCC ATAACCGTACATATCATTTCCAGGCTGAAGATGAGCAGGAATTTATTAT ATGGATCTCAGTGTTAACTAACAGTAAGGAGGAGGCACTTAACATGGCCTTCAGAGGAGAGCAGGGGGGAGGAGATGATGGGCTGGAAGATCTCACTAAAGCCATAATAGAAGATGTGCTGCGCATGGCCGGAAATGAAGTGTGCTGTGATTGTGGGGCTCCAG ATCCCAAGTGGTTGTCAACTAACCTCGGGATCCTGACGTGCATCGAATGTTCAGGCATTCACCGGGAGATGGGCGTCCACATCTCACGCATTCAGTCCATGGAGCTAGACAAACTGGGAACCGCTGAACTCTTG CTGGCCAAGAATGTGGGAAACAGTAGTTTTAATGAAATAATGGAGGGAAATCTTCCTTGCCCCTCTCCCAAGCCCACTCCTGCTAGTGACAT GACTGTTCGTAAAGAGTTTATAAATGCTAAGTATGTAGATCATAAGTTCGCAAGAAAAACCTGCAGCTCAGCAGCAGCCAAGATGAGTGAGCTGTTTGAAGCCATCAGGTCACATGACCTACTCGCTCTCATCCAGGTGTATTCTGAGGGGGTGGAGCTTATGGAACCACTACCTGAAGGAGGACAG GAAGGAGGAGAGACTGCATTGCACTACGCTGTGAGGACATGTGACCACAACTCACTGCACCTGGTTGACTTCCTCGTCCAGAACAG TGGGAATCTGGATAAACAGACGGAGAGGGGAAACACGGCCCTGCACTACTGTTGCCTGTATGAGAAACATGAATGCCTCAAACTACTGCTGAGAGGCAAACCAGCTACTGATATCA ccaatcagaatggaGAAACAGCTCTAGATGTTGCCAGGCGGTTGAAGATCATTCAGTGTGAGGAAGCG CTGGTACAAGCCACTGAAGGAAAATTTAATCTTAAAGTCCATGTGGAATATGAATGGAATCTCAGACTGGAGGAGCTTGACGAGAGTGATGATGATCTGGATGACAAA CCCAGTCCCATTAAGAAGGATCGTTCTCCCCGGCCTCAGAGTTTCTGTCACTCGTACAGTCTGTCTCCTCATGACAAGCTccctctgcctgttttcactggCCAGCGAGATAAGCAGCGGCTTTCATACACTGCACTCTCCAATCAGATGTACAGTGTTTCTACTGACTGCCCGTCCTCTCCAGTCTCAGATGCTCCACATCTGCCTCCAAGGAATGCAGGCAAAG CCCCTCCATTGTCAAACTTGCCCCCCTCCACCCCTGCCGCACAGACCCCCGCTAGTGGCAGCTCCACTTTCTCAAAGAAGAGACCACCGCCCCCTCCCCCTGGACACAAACGCACTCTATCCGAACCCCCCACCTCTTTCTCGCACACCCCGCTCATAAAAG GAAGCGATTCGACGCCTCCTCCTGTCATCAAGATGTACACTCAAAACAGATTTGAGGGTATCCCACAACAGCAAAG TCTCAACACCACAAAGCCCACACTTGGTCCACGGGTCCTTCCCAAACTACCTCAGAAGG ttgCCCTGCGTAAGATAGATACCATTCATCACCCATCTATGGACAAAACCAACCAGCCTCCTGAACCTGTCCTGTTCCAAAAGGTTCTGCAGAGTTCAGACACTCCACAGAAAGTTCCGTTAGCCGATAGACCCCTACCTGGAGATATACCTCCTAAACCACAGCCTTCACAATTACCCCCTAAACCAGGAGAACTGCCTCCAAAGCCTCAGCTATCTGACCTTCCCCCTAAACCCCAGTTAGGTGATCTACCCCCTAAACCTCAGCTGAAAGATCTACCGCCCAAACCTCAACTGACAGACATCTCCCCACCCAAACCTGTAACCACTGAGGTCTTCCACAAACCTCCTCCTGGTGAAGTGGCTCCCAAGCCGCAACCACCAGATACTCCAGCAGTCATCCAACAAGCTGAATTGTCTCCTCAACCTGTCCCGTCTAGTGAAGACACCAATGGAAGCCTAACATCTGCACACGAGACGCCTGTACCATTGCCCAGGAAAATAAATCCG ATAAAGAGTAACATGCGAAGGGTGAAGACTATCTATGATTGTCAGGCAGATAATGATGATGAGCTCACTTTCGTTGAGGGTGAGGTCATTGTAGTGACCGGGGAAGAAGATCAGGAGTGGTGG ATCGGGCACATCGAAGGGCAGCCAGAGAGGAAAGGTGTATTTCCCATGTCTTTTGTTCATATCCTGTCTGATTGA
- the LOC127946139 gene encoding arf-GAP with SH3 domain, ANK repeat and PH domain-containing protein 1 isoform X2 gives MYRINTVSALFQHLFLQLQSLSHNVIFTLDSLLKGDLKGVKGDLKKPFDKAWKDYETKITKIEKEKREHAKQHGMIRTEITGAEIAEEMEKERRLFQLQMCEYLIKVNEIKTKKGVDLLQNLIKYYHGQCNFFQDGLKTADKLKQYIEKLAADLYNIKQTQDEEKKQLTALRDLIKSYLQLEQKEDSQSKQGGYSMHQLQGNKEFGSEKKGYLLKKSDGLRKVWQRRKCSVKGGILTISHATANRQPVKLNLLTCQVKPSSEDRKCFDLISHNRTYHFQAEDEQEFIIWISVLTNSKEEALNMAFRGEQGGGDDGLEDLTKAIIEDVLRMAGNEVCCDCGAPDPKWLSTNLGILTCIECSGIHREMGVHISRIQSMELDKLGTAELLLAKNVGNSSFNEIMEGNLPCPSPKPTPASDMTVRKEFINAKYVDHKFARKTCSSAAAKMSELFEAIRSHDLLALIQVYSEGVELMEPLPEGGQEGGETALHYAVRTCDHNSLHLVDFLVQNSGNLDKQTERGNTALHYCCLYEKHECLKLLLRGKPATDITNQNGETALDVARRLKIIQCEEALVQATEGKFNLKVHVEYEWNLRLEELDESDDDLDDKPSPIKKDRSPRPQSFCHSYSLSPHDKLPLPVFTGQRDKQRLSYTALSNQMYSVSTDCPSSPVSDAPHLPPRNAGKAPLLAFLGSHSHYATLASTRQYIRSDSTPPPVIKMYTQNRFEGIPQQQSLNTTKPTLGPRVLPKLPQKVALRKIDTIHHPSMDKTNQPPEPVLFQKVLQSSDTPQKVPLADRPLPGDIPPKPQPSQLPPKPGELPPKPQLSDLPPKPQLGDLPPKPQLKDLPPKPQLTDISPPKPVTTEVFHKPPPGEVAPKPQPPDTPAVIQQAELSPQPVPSSEDTNGSLTSAHETPVPLPRKINPIKSNMRRVKTIYDCQADNDDELTFVEGEVIVVTGEEDQEWWIGHIEGQPERKGVFPMSFVHILSD, from the exons ATGTATCGTATTAACACAGTCTCTGCTCTGTTTCAACATCttttcctgcagctccagagtctGAGTCATAATGTGATCTTTACACTGGACTCCCTGTTAAAAGGCGACCTGAAAGGCGTGAAGGGG gacctgAAAAAGCCCTTTGACAAGGCCTGGAAGGACTACGAAACCAAGAT TACAAAGATCGAGAAGGAAAAACGTGAGCATGCCAAGCAGCACGGGATGATTCGAACAGAGATCACTGGTGCTGAGATCGCTGAGGAGATGGAGAAAGAACGGAGGCTTTTCCAACTACAGATGTGTGAG TACCTGATCAAAGTGaatgaaataaagacaaaaaaaggggTTGACCTCCTTCAGAACTTGATCAAGTATTACCATGGGCAGTGCAA CTTTTTTCAAGATGGATTGAAGACGGCAGATAAGCTAAAGCAGTACATCGAGAAACTAGCAGCAGATCTTTACAAT ATAAAACAAACACAAGATGAAGAGAAAAAGCAGCTCACAGCATTAAGGGATCTCATTAAATCCTATCTACAGCTTGAACAAAAGGAG GACTCTCAGAGTAAACAGGGTGGCTATAGTATGCACCAGCTGCAGGGAAACAAAGAGTTTGGCAGTGAGAAGAAAGGTTATCTGTTGAAGAAAAGTGatgg GTTGAGGAAGGTGTGGCAAAGGAGGAAGTGTTCTGTTAAAGGAGGAATTCTCACCATCTCTCATGCCACT GCAAACAGGCAGCCTGTCAAACTCAACCTGCTCACGTGTCAGGTCAAGCCCAGCTCTGAGGACAGGAAGTGCTTCGATCTCATTTCCC ATAACCGTACATATCATTTCCAGGCTGAAGATGAGCAGGAATTTATTAT ATGGATCTCAGTGTTAACTAACAGTAAGGAGGAGGCACTTAACATGGCCTTCAGAGGAGAGCAGGGGGGAGGAGATGATGGGCTGGAAGATCTCACTAAAGCCATAATAGAAGATGTGCTGCGCATGGCCGGAAATGAAGTGTGCTGTGATTGTGGGGCTCCAG ATCCCAAGTGGTTGTCAACTAACCTCGGGATCCTGACGTGCATCGAATGTTCAGGCATTCACCGGGAGATGGGCGTCCACATCTCACGCATTCAGTCCATGGAGCTAGACAAACTGGGAACCGCTGAACTCTTG CTGGCCAAGAATGTGGGAAACAGTAGTTTTAATGAAATAATGGAGGGAAATCTTCCTTGCCCCTCTCCCAAGCCCACTCCTGCTAGTGACAT GACTGTTCGTAAAGAGTTTATAAATGCTAAGTATGTAGATCATAAGTTCGCAAGAAAAACCTGCAGCTCAGCAGCAGCCAAGATGAGTGAGCTGTTTGAAGCCATCAGGTCACATGACCTACTCGCTCTCATCCAGGTGTATTCTGAGGGGGTGGAGCTTATGGAACCACTACCTGAAGGAGGACAG GAAGGAGGAGAGACTGCATTGCACTACGCTGTGAGGACATGTGACCACAACTCACTGCACCTGGTTGACTTCCTCGTCCAGAACAG TGGGAATCTGGATAAACAGACGGAGAGGGGAAACACGGCCCTGCACTACTGTTGCCTGTATGAGAAACATGAATGCCTCAAACTACTGCTGAGAGGCAAACCAGCTACTGATATCA ccaatcagaatggaGAAACAGCTCTAGATGTTGCCAGGCGGTTGAAGATCATTCAGTGTGAGGAAGCG CTGGTACAAGCCACTGAAGGAAAATTTAATCTTAAAGTCCATGTGGAATATGAATGGAATCTCAGACTGGAGGAGCTTGACGAGAGTGATGATGATCTGGATGACAAA CCCAGTCCCATTAAGAAGGATCGTTCTCCCCGGCCTCAGAGTTTCTGTCACTCGTACAGTCTGTCTCCTCATGACAAGCTccctctgcctgttttcactggCCAGCGAGATAAGCAGCGGCTTTCATACACTGCACTCTCCAATCAGATGTACAGTGTTTCTACTGACTGCCCGTCCTCTCCAGTCTCAGATGCTCCACATCTGCCTCCAAGGAATGCAGGCAAAG CTCCTCTTCTGGCTTTCCTTGGCTCTCATTCCCACTATGCTACTCTGGCTAGCACTCGACAATACATCA GAAGCGATTCGACGCCTCCTCCTGTCATCAAGATGTACACTCAAAACAGATTTGAGGGTATCCCACAACAGCAAAG TCTCAACACCACAAAGCCCACACTTGGTCCACGGGTCCTTCCCAAACTACCTCAGAAGG ttgCCCTGCGTAAGATAGATACCATTCATCACCCATCTATGGACAAAACCAACCAGCCTCCTGAACCTGTCCTGTTCCAAAAGGTTCTGCAGAGTTCAGACACTCCACAGAAAGTTCCGTTAGCCGATAGACCCCTACCTGGAGATATACCTCCTAAACCACAGCCTTCACAATTACCCCCTAAACCAGGAGAACTGCCTCCAAAGCCTCAGCTATCTGACCTTCCCCCTAAACCCCAGTTAGGTGATCTACCCCCTAAACCTCAGCTGAAAGATCTACCGCCCAAACCTCAACTGACAGACATCTCCCCACCCAAACCTGTAACCACTGAGGTCTTCCACAAACCTCCTCCTGGTGAAGTGGCTCCCAAGCCGCAACCACCAGATACTCCAGCAGTCATCCAACAAGCTGAATTGTCTCCTCAACCTGTCCCGTCTAGTGAAGACACCAATGGAAGCCTAACATCTGCACACGAGACGCCTGTACCATTGCCCAGGAAAATAAATCCG ATAAAGAGTAACATGCGAAGGGTGAAGACTATCTATGATTGTCAGGCAGATAATGATGATGAGCTCACTTTCGTTGAGGGTGAGGTCATTGTAGTGACCGGGGAAGAAGATCAGGAGTGGTGG ATCGGGCACATCGAAGGGCAGCCAGAGAGGAAAGGTGTATTTCCCATGTCTTTTGTTCATATCCTGTCTGATTGA